The Streptomyces sp. A2-16 sequence CTGGGTGTCCAGGCACAGCGGCCAGGCGTCGATGCCGGCGAACCGCTTGAAGAGGGCCGCCTTGCCCTCCATGACCGGCAGGGCGGCCTTGGGGCCGATGTTGCCCAGGCCCAGCACGGCCGAGCCGTCCGTCACGACCGCAACGGAGTTGCGCTTGATGGTGAGGCGGCGCGCGTCCTCGGGGTTCTCGGCGATCGCCATGCACACGCGGGCCACGCCCGGGGTGTAGATCATGGAGAGGTCGTCACGGTTGCGGATGGGGTGCTTGGACTGCATCTCGATCTTGCCGCCGAGGTGCATGAGGAACGTACGGTCGGAGACCTTGCCGAGCGTGACGCCCTCGATGCCGCGCAGCTCCTCGACGATCTCGTCGGCGTGCGTGGTCGAGCTGGCCGCGATCGTGACGTCGATCCGGAGCTTCTCGTGACCGGACGCGGTGACGTCGAGGCCGGTCACCGAGCCTCCGGAGGACTCCACGGCGGTGGTGAGCTGCGAGACAGCGGTTCCGCTCGCGGGCACCTCCAACCGGACCGTCATCGAGTAGGAGACGCTGGGCGCCGTTGCCATGGCCGACTTCCTCTGCTTTCACCTGCGGAGCTGTATGCCGTCCGATGGTCGCACCTACTGCCGGGTAGGCGTTAGCCGCCCTGGATTGCGAACGTTTTGTTCATGTGGTCGTGCATGAGAAAGAGGCCCACGTCACATGGACGTGGGCCTCTCATCAGCCAAGTGGCACCGACCCGCCATGCTCGCCTCGCGGCAAGTGGTCCCTCTGAGGGACGAAGGTTGGGCCCGGGGGCTTGGATCGGGCCGGTGCCACATCCAGGCTAACAAACAGATCCCGTAAGGCCATTCCCGTCTCGACAGTTCATCGGGATCAGTCCCTGAGAGTCATCGGATCAGTCCCTGAGAAGGTCCGGGACACCCTGGGTGTCCGGCTGGTCGCGGTCCCCGGAGACCACGGTCAGCTGCTGGGTCGCCCGGGTGAGGGCGACGTACAGCACCCGCAGCCCGGCCGGCGACTCGTCCGCGATCTCCGCGGGCGACACGACGACTGTGGCGTCGTACTCCAGACCCTTGGCCTCGAGACTGCCGAGCGCCACCACCCGGTCGCCGAGTCCGGCGAGCCAGCGCGCGGCCTCCTCGCGGCGCTGCATGGCGACGACGACGCCGACGGTGCCGTCGACGAGTTCGAGCAGGCGTGCGGCCTCGGCGCGGACGGTCTCCGCCAGGGACCGGCCCACGGCGACGAAGCGGGGCTCCACGCCGGTGGACCGTACGGCCCTCGGGGACTCGGAGCCCGGCATGGCCAGTGCCAGCACCTTCGCCGCGAGGTCGGCGATCTCGGAGGGGTTGCGGTAGTTCACGGTGAGCTGGAAGCGGCGGCGGGGGCGGGTGCCGAGGGCCTCGTCGCGGGCCTCGGCGGCCTCGTCGGGGTCGGACCAGGAGGACTGGGCCGGGTCGCCGACGACCGTCCAGGTGGCGTGCCGGCCGCGGCGGCCGACCATGCGCCACTGCATGGGCGTGAGGTCCTGGGCCTCGTCGACGATGACGTGGGCGTACTCGACGCGCTCCTGGGCCAGCCGCTCGGCGCGCTCGCGCTGGGTCTCCTCGCGGACCGGCATCAGCTCCTCCAGGCCGGTGAGCTGGTCGAGCGGGTCGAGCTCGCGCCGTCTCTTCGGGCGGGCGGGGACGCCGAGGACCGCCTGGAGCTCGTCGAGGACGGCGATGTCGTGGACGGAGAGGCCGTCGCGTCGGAGCGAGCGGGCGACCCTGCGGACCTCGCCGGGGTTGAGGATGCGCCGGGCCCAGCGGCCGAGCCGCCGCTCGTCGGCCATGGCGGCGAGCACGTCCTTCGGGGTGAGCTCGGGCCACCAGGCGTCGAGGAACTCGATGAAGCTGTCCTCCGAGACGATGTCCTCGTCGAACGAGGACCGCAGCTCGGCGGCCAGCTCCGGATCGGTGTGCCGGGACCCGGCGCCCGACCGCGCCCACAGCGCGTCGAGGAGCAGTTTGCGGGCCCTGGGGCGCAGCAGGTTGACGGGCGCGGTGCCGCTGAGGGCGTTGCGGCGGATGCGTTCCAGCTCGTCCGCCTCCAGCTCCAGCCTCCGCCCGAAGGCGACCACGCGCAGGCGGGTGGGGGGTCCGGACTTCGGGGATACGGCGGTAGCGGCGCCGTTCCCGCCCCCGGCACCGTCGTCGGGATCACCGGAGTCACCGAAGGCGAGCTGCCCGGAGTCGGAGGACCGGCCGGGGGCCCGGCCGGGGGCCCGGCCGGAACCGTCGGCGCCCAGTTCCAGCGCTCCGCGCGCGGCCTTCCGCAGCACCTTCAGCATCCGGTACGACCCCTTGGCGCGGGCGACGGCCGGGGAGTCGTACAGGGTGGCCTCGACGCCGTCGACCAGGGAGCCGATCGCGCGGATGGCGACCTGGCCCTCCTCGCCGAGGGAGGGCAGGACGCCCTCGGTGTACGCGACCAGCAGGGGGGTGGGCGAGACGATGAGGATGCCGCCCGAGTAGCGGCGCCGGTCCTGGTAGAGGAGGTACGCGGCGCGGTGCAGGGCCACGGCGGTCTTGCCGGTGCCGGGTCCGCCCTCGACGTAGGTCACGGAGGCGGCGGGGGCGCGGATGACCAGGTCCTGCTCGGCCTGGATGGAGGCGACGATGTCCCGCATGGTGTGACTGCGGGCCTGGCCCAGTGCGGCCATGAGGGCGCCGTCGCCGATGACGGGCAGCTGGTGGCCGTCGAGGAAGGCCCTGAGCTCGGGGCGCATGAGGTCGTCCTCGACTCCAAGGACCTTGCGGCCCTTGGAGCGGATGACCCGGCGTCGTACGACACGCCCGGGATCCACCGGAGTGGACCTGTAGAAGGGGGCTGCGGCGGGGGCCCGCCAGTCGATGACGAGGGGCGCGTACTCGGAGTCGAGGACTCCGATCCGGCCGATGTGCAGGGTCTCCGCGATGTCCGCGGTGTTGTCGTCCCGTACCGCGCCTTCGGCGGGTTCCACGGCGGTGTAGGCGCCGTCGGGACCCTTCTTGCCGTCCTTGCCGAGGAGCAGGTCGATCCGGCCGAAGAGGAAGTCCTCGAACTCGTTGTTGAGCCGGTTGAGGTGGACGCCGGCCCGGAAGACCTGGGCGTCCCGCTCGGCGAGCGCGCCGGGTGTGCCGACCTGGCCACGCTTGGCCGCGTCGTTCATCAGGAACTCCGCCTCGTGGATCTTCTCCTCGAGGCGCCGGTACACCCGGTCCAGATGTTCCTGTTCGACGCTGATCTCACGGTCCCGAACCGAGTCCTGAACCGAGCCGACCGCAGTTGGTTGAGCCTGAGCGGCCACCGGGCCCCCTTCTGACGTGCTGGGCAGCCGTCAACCGTACGCGAAGGGGGCCCCGGAAGCTACGCGTCGACCTGGACGAGCTTGTTGCCGTCGGAGTCGACGACCTCGAAGTGGTCGATCTCGTTCTGGGCCGGTGCGACCGCGCCGCCGATGTAGAGCGGCTTCTTGGACTCCGGGGTCTTGCCGTCCGGGAGGCCGTAGCCCCACTTGCCGACGGACCAGGTGGAGGCCGTCCAGCGCTCGCCGTTGGTGCCCACCGCGATCAGGGAGCACTTGAGCGGTCCCTTGACGCCCTTGAGCTCCAGGCCGAGGGAGGTGCCCCAGTTCTTCTGGGCCATGGCGACGGTCGCGCTGACGCCGGTGGAGGAGTCGGTCGCCGACACCTTGTCGGGCATGGAGTTGAAGAGCTCCTGAGGGGTGGCCGCCAGGACCTGTCCCTGCTTGGCGCCGCCGCCCGAGTCGCCGCCGCTCGCCGCCATCGCGACGAACGGACCGCCGATGATCAGCGCGGCCGCGGCCGCGACCATGTAGAAGCTGCGTCGCCGCTTCTGCGCACGGCGCTCCGCGACCTCGTCCACGAGCTTGTTCACGATCCGTGGACTGGGCTTGGCGGAGAGCGACTCACCGATCGCGGGGGTGCCGGAACCCGGCAGGTCCGCGAGGGCGGCGAGCATCGGCTCCATGCCGGCCAGCTCGTCGAGCTGCTGGGCGCACCATTCGCAGGTCGCGAGGTGCGCCTCGAAAGCGGTGGCCTCGGCGTCGTCCAGGATCCCGAGGGCGTAGGCACCGACGGTCTCGTGCTCGTTCGGCACCGGAGATCCCATCATGGAACCAGACATACCCGAACCACCTGTGCCGAATCCCTGGTTACCCCCGTACACACCCATCACGCCGTCACCCCCCGCTCCTCCAGTGCGAGCTTCATCGACCGCAGGGCGTAGAACACCCTCGAGCGGACGGTGCCGCTGGGAATGCCCAGCGTCTCGGCCGCCTCGTTGACGGTACGCCCCTTGAAGTACGTCTCGACGAGCACCTCCCGGTGGGCGGGGGTCAGGTCGTCGAGCGCGTCCGACAGCGTCATCAACCACAGCGCCTTGTCGATCTCGTCCTCCGCGGGGATGACCTCCAGCGGTGACGGATCGACCTCCTGCGGCCGGGCCTGCCGGCTGCGGTGTCCGTCGATGACGATGCGCCGGGCGACCGTCACCAGCCAGGGGCGTACCGATCCGGTCGCTCGATTGAGCTGTCCGGCGTTCTTCCAGGCACGGATGAGCGTCTCCTGCACCACGTCCTCGGCTCTCTGGCGGTCGCCCGCAACCAACCGAAGGACATACGCAAGGAGAGGCCCGGCGTGCTCTCTGTACAGGGCACGCATCAGCTCCTCATCAGGTTCCGAGGGCTGGGACATGCGATGTCGGGCCCTCGATCCACGTTCATTGGCCACGACGGAATCCTTGCGCACGCCCACCTCCGATGTCCCGGGTTCCCCCAGTCGGTCGCTCGACGAGAGGTACGCACGCGAGGAGTTGGGTGTTCAAAGTGCGACGACAGTTTTCTTCTGAGTGACGTGACGAGACAGGACATGCGCGCACATTCCCGCCGCGCGATCTTTACATTTCCGCCACACAGGCAAGATCGCGACTACGGCCCGTGAGGTTGAGTGAGTAAACAAGATGTAATCGAAATCACTTCGACAGCACCTCCACAGAAGGGACA is a genomic window containing:
- a CDS encoding UvrD-helicase domain-containing protein → MAAQAQPTAVGSVQDSVRDREISVEQEHLDRVYRRLEEKIHEAEFLMNDAAKRGQVGTPGALAERDAQVFRAGVHLNRLNNEFEDFLFGRIDLLLGKDGKKGPDGAYTAVEPAEGAVRDDNTADIAETLHIGRIGVLDSEYAPLVIDWRAPAAAPFYRSTPVDPGRVVRRRVIRSKGRKVLGVEDDLMRPELRAFLDGHQLPVIGDGALMAALGQARSHTMRDIVASIQAEQDLVIRAPAASVTYVEGGPGTGKTAVALHRAAYLLYQDRRRYSGGILIVSPTPLLVAYTEGVLPSLGEEGQVAIRAIGSLVDGVEATLYDSPAVARAKGSYRMLKVLRKAARGALELGADGSGRAPGRAPGRSSDSGQLAFGDSGDPDDGAGGGNGAATAVSPKSGPPTRLRVVAFGRRLELEADELERIRRNALSGTAPVNLLRPRARKLLLDALWARSGAGSRHTDPELAAELRSSFDEDIVSEDSFIEFLDAWWPELTPKDVLAAMADERRLGRWARRILNPGEVRRVARSLRRDGLSVHDIAVLDELQAVLGVPARPKRRRELDPLDQLTGLEELMPVREETQRERAERLAQERVEYAHVIVDEAQDLTPMQWRMVGRRGRHATWTVVGDPAQSSWSDPDEAAEARDEALGTRPRRRFQLTVNYRNPSEIADLAAKVLALAMPGSESPRAVRSTGVEPRFVAVGRSLAETVRAEAARLLELVDGTVGVVVAMQRREEAARWLAGLGDRVVALGSLEAKGLEYDATVVVSPAEIADESPAGLRVLYVALTRATQQLTVVSGDRDQPDTQGVPDLLRD
- a CDS encoding zf-HC2 domain-containing protein, which gives rise to MMGSPVPNEHETVGAYALGILDDAEATAFEAHLATCEWCAQQLDELAGMEPMLAALADLPGSGTPAIGESLSAKPSPRIVNKLVDEVAERRAQKRRRSFYMVAAAAALIIGGPFVAMAASGGDSGGGAKQGQVLAATPQELFNSMPDKVSATDSSTGVSATVAMAQKNWGTSLGLELKGVKGPLKCSLIAVGTNGERWTASTWSVGKWGYGLPDGKTPESKKPLYIGGAVAPAQNEIDHFEVVDSDGNKLVQVDA
- a CDS encoding sigma-70 family RNA polymerase sigma factor, producing MSQPSEPDEELMRALYREHAGPLLAYVLRLVAGDRQRAEDVVQETLIRAWKNAGQLNRATGSVRPWLVTVARRIVIDGHRSRQARPQEVDPSPLEVIPAEDEIDKALWLMTLSDALDDLTPAHREVLVETYFKGRTVNEAAETLGIPSGTVRSRVFYALRSMKLALEERGVTA